The proteins below come from a single Mycolicibacterium sp. TY81 genomic window:
- a CDS encoding ABC transporter ATP-binding protein, which translates to MTAGAVDLQQLQLGFNGVVAANISLAIEGGEVVVFLGPSGCGKSTILRALAGLLKPMGGTATVDGAPVTGNAAQCAMVFQEDALFPWRSALKNVEFPLKLRGVRGKELKETATARLEQVGLGAYLHHLPSQLSGGMRQRVQLARTLACKPRVMLMDEPFGALDAQTRLEMQQLLMSVWEQHKMTLLFVTHDVDEALLLADRVVLLSHRPATVAEVITIERPRTPEAQFEESYQRRRRDILDFLGHRPAA; encoded by the coding sequence ATGACCGCCGGCGCCGTCGATCTGCAGCAGCTGCAACTGGGCTTCAACGGTGTGGTCGCGGCCAACATCAGCCTGGCCATCGAGGGCGGCGAAGTGGTCGTCTTCCTCGGGCCGTCCGGCTGCGGCAAGTCGACCATCTTGCGGGCACTGGCCGGGCTGCTCAAGCCCATGGGTGGCACTGCCACCGTGGACGGTGCGCCGGTTACCGGCAATGCGGCCCAGTGCGCCATGGTGTTTCAGGAGGACGCGCTGTTCCCGTGGCGCAGTGCGCTCAAGAACGTCGAGTTCCCGCTCAAGCTCCGTGGGGTGCGTGGCAAGGAGCTCAAGGAGACGGCGACGGCACGGCTCGAGCAGGTCGGGCTCGGGGCGTACCTGCACCACCTGCCGAGCCAGCTCTCTGGCGGCATGCGCCAGCGGGTGCAGCTGGCCCGCACCCTGGCGTGCAAGCCGCGGGTGATGTTGATGGACGAGCCGTTCGGCGCCCTGGATGCACAGACGCGCCTGGAGATGCAGCAGCTGCTGATGTCGGTGTGGGAGCAACACAAGATGACGCTGCTGTTCGTCACCCATGATGTCGACGAGGCGCTGCTGCTGGCCGACCGGGTTGTGCTGCTCAGCCACCGGCCTGCCACCGTCGCCGAGGTCATCACCATCGAGCGACCCCGCACGCCCGAGGCGCAATTCGAGGAGTCCTACCAGCGGCGCCGCCGCGACATCCTGGACTTCCTCGGCCACCGCCCGGCTGCCTGA
- a CDS encoding SulP family inorganic anion transporter, with protein sequence MSITLTGFRAPTSRPERPSLLSPAVLRTEVLAGLVVGLALIPEAIAFSVIAGVDPRVGLFSSVTMAITIAFAGGRPAMVSAATAAVALVVAPVAHEHGVGYLVATIALAGVIQMLLTFLGVAKLMRFIPRSVMVGFVNALAILVFVAQLRHLIDVPWLVYPLTAAGIALMVLLPKLTTAVPPPLVVVLVLTVAVVAFGWHVPNVGDQGALPDSLPLPGIPHVPVTLQTLQIIAPYAVGAALVGLLESLMTAKLVDDITDTPSNKTREACGQGVANMVTALFGGMGGCAVVGQTMMNVKIAGARTRLSTLLTGVFVLILVLALGDLVGRIPMAALVAVMIVVSVATFDWHSVAPRMLKVLPRSETLVMVITVCATVATGNLAIGVALGVLAAMVAFARRVAHFTSVSVVEPGIYRVSGDLFFVSSNDLIHQFDYAGDPADVVVDLSGTAVWDASSVATLDAIRVKYASRGKAVRFVGLDDASAGRLNRLSGRLGI encoded by the coding sequence ATGAGCATCACCCTGACTGGGTTCCGTGCGCCCACATCCCGTCCCGAACGACCGTCTCTGCTGTCACCCGCCGTGCTGCGCACCGAGGTGCTGGCCGGGCTGGTCGTCGGGCTGGCGCTGATCCCGGAGGCCATCGCCTTCTCCGTCATTGCGGGCGTCGACCCCCGCGTTGGGCTGTTCTCGTCGGTGACCATGGCGATCACCATCGCGTTCGCCGGGGGCCGGCCGGCCATGGTGTCGGCCGCGACGGCGGCGGTGGCACTGGTCGTCGCGCCGGTGGCTCACGAACACGGCGTCGGGTATCTGGTGGCCACCATCGCGTTGGCCGGGGTGATCCAGATGCTGCTGACGTTTCTCGGGGTGGCCAAGTTGATGCGGTTCATTCCGCGCAGCGTGATGGTCGGCTTCGTCAACGCACTCGCGATCCTGGTGTTCGTCGCCCAGCTTCGGCACCTGATCGACGTGCCGTGGCTGGTATATCCGCTCACCGCGGCGGGCATCGCGCTGATGGTGCTGCTGCCCAAGTTGACCACCGCGGTGCCACCGCCGCTGGTCGTCGTGCTGGTGCTGACCGTGGCGGTCGTGGCCTTCGGGTGGCACGTACCGAACGTGGGAGATCAAGGGGCCCTGCCGGATTCGCTGCCGCTGCCCGGTATACCGCACGTGCCGGTCACTTTGCAGACACTGCAGATCATCGCGCCGTACGCGGTGGGGGCAGCACTAGTCGGGCTACTGGAATCGTTGATGACGGCCAAGCTCGTCGACGACATCACCGACACGCCGTCGAACAAGACCCGGGAGGCGTGCGGGCAGGGCGTCGCCAACATGGTGACGGCGCTGTTCGGCGGCATGGGTGGGTGCGCCGTCGTGGGCCAGACGATGATGAACGTCAAGATCGCCGGCGCCCGGACCCGGCTGTCGACGCTGCTGACCGGCGTGTTCGTCCTGATCCTGGTGCTGGCCCTCGGGGATCTGGTCGGCCGGATCCCGATGGCGGCACTGGTCGCGGTGATGATCGTGGTCTCGGTGGCCACCTTCGACTGGCACAGCGTGGCGCCGCGGATGCTGAAAGTGTTGCCGCGCAGCGAAACTCTGGTCATGGTGATCACCGTCTGCGCCACGGTCGCCACCGGGAACTTGGCGATCGGTGTCGCGCTCGGGGTGCTGGCCGCGATGGTGGCGTTCGCTCGTCGGGTTGCGCATTTCACGTCGGTGTCGGTGGTGGAACCGGGGATATACCGGGTGAGCGGCGACCTGTTCTTCGTCTCGAGCAATGACCTGATTCATCAGTTCGACTACGCGGGTGACCCCGCCGACGTCGTCGTGGACCTTTCGGGCACCGCGGTGTGGGACGCCTCGTCGGTGGCGACGCTCGATGCCATCCGGGTGAAGTACGCGTCGCGAGGAAAGGCGGTGCGGTTCGTCGGGCTTGACGACGCGAGCGCGGGCCGGCTGAACCGGTTGTCGGGGCGCCTCGGGATTTAG
- a CDS encoding serine/threonine protein kinase — protein sequence MGGPIAGQAHAAAAAPAGDVISIGDPNALGQIDLYLDPICPFSGKLIRSDGDELGRRVDNGALRVNVRFVNFLEKYSASGTYDRRAIYAAFVTAGESKSSDVAWRFIQQIFAKEHQPREGGDTDLSNDQLAELAGRAGAPQSAQDLIRLGLPVGYDSRVIAANNLKLLHEFPEPGVPLVVIDGQVVNDDEWLSRLPS from the coding sequence ATGGGCGGACCGATCGCGGGCCAGGCGCACGCCGCCGCTGCCGCGCCCGCCGGTGACGTCATCTCCATCGGCGACCCCAACGCGCTCGGCCAGATCGACCTCTACCTGGATCCCATCTGTCCGTTCAGCGGCAAGCTGATCCGGTCCGACGGTGACGAACTGGGCCGGCGCGTCGACAACGGCGCGCTGCGGGTGAACGTGCGATTCGTGAACTTCCTCGAAAAGTATTCGGCCAGTGGCACATACGACCGGCGCGCGATCTACGCGGCCTTCGTCACGGCCGGCGAGTCGAAGTCGAGTGACGTCGCATGGCGCTTCATCCAGCAGATTTTCGCGAAGGAGCACCAGCCGCGTGAAGGCGGCGACACGGACCTCAGCAACGACCAGCTGGCCGAGTTGGCGGGCCGTGCGGGGGCGCCGCAGTCGGCGCAGGACTTGATCCGGCTCGGCCTGCCCGTCGGCTACGACTCCCGGGTCATCGCGGCCAACAACCTCAAACTCCTGCACGAGTTCCCGGAGCCCGGGGTGCCGCTGGTGGTCATCGATGGGCAGGTCGTCAACGACGACGAGTGGCTGAGCCGGCTTCCGAGCTGA